A genomic stretch from Bacillus sp. N1-1 includes:
- a CDS encoding adenosylcobinamide amidohydrolase has translation MLSVQSVTGGYPGHDVLDDISFDVERGELLGIVGPNGSGKTTIFKMVSGILKAKSGSILLKEKPIASYSAKQLARVLAVLPQHAEQAFPYTVKETVSLGRYAHQSGWFQSWSEHDEAVVQRTMAQTGIASFEDHYVNELSGGERQRVFLAQALAQEPEILLLDEPTNHLDLSYQKELLDLLKRWTREQGLTVISIFHDLNLAGLYCDRLLLLEDGKINLHNKPNDVLNEERIQSVYRTKIEKHPHPTVPKPQMLLLPEKQAEDLSDLHITEKCLAHHKDMITLKAPFPLRTMSSGVVGSGTGWYQTFVNRHVDKTYNCTDHKGEMTSFLEAHGIDPTETVGMMTAVRLGDVAYRLIEDDGVSVFVVVTAGVGNAVDASKSREHVYEPLPGTINTWVFVNGTLTDEAFIQSIMTATEAKVKVMHDQQVKDAVTGTTATGTSTDSILIAATQRGKHQAYAGTITTLGKLISEGVYACTTEALENYRMRLSK, from the coding sequence ATGCTTAGCGTACAATCTGTTACAGGAGGATACCCCGGTCACGACGTGCTCGACGACATCTCGTTTGATGTGGAGAGAGGCGAGCTGCTCGGAATCGTTGGTCCGAACGGAAGCGGTAAAACAACGATTTTTAAAATGGTTAGCGGCATTTTAAAAGCAAAGTCAGGCTCCATTTTGCTAAAAGAAAAGCCGATCGCCAGCTACTCAGCGAAACAGCTGGCGCGCGTGCTCGCGGTCCTGCCACAGCACGCGGAGCAGGCTTTTCCCTATACGGTCAAAGAAACCGTTTCGCTCGGCCGCTACGCCCATCAATCTGGCTGGTTCCAATCGTGGAGCGAGCATGATGAAGCGGTCGTCCAGCGAACGATGGCCCAAACCGGCATCGCAAGTTTTGAAGATCACTACGTGAACGAGCTGTCTGGCGGCGAGCGCCAGCGCGTCTTTCTCGCTCAGGCCCTTGCACAGGAACCTGAAATCCTTTTATTAGACGAACCAACGAATCACCTTGATCTCTCTTATCAAAAAGAACTGCTTGATTTGTTAAAAAGGTGGACGCGGGAACAGGGGCTTACGGTGATTTCTATTTTTCATGACCTGAATTTGGCGGGCCTTTACTGCGATCGTCTCCTTCTCCTGGAAGATGGGAAAATCAACCTGCACAACAAGCCGAATGACGTGTTAAACGAAGAGCGCATTCAGTCGGTTTACCGAACGAAAATCGAGAAGCATCCGCACCCAACCGTGCCAAAACCGCAAATGCTGCTGCTACCGGAAAAACAGGCGGAGGATTTAAGTGATCTCCACATTACGGAAAAATGTCTCGCTCATCATAAAGACATGATCACGCTCAAAGCACCGTTCCCTCTCCGAACAATGTCTTCCGGCGTTGTGGGCTCAGGAACAGGCTGGTACCAAACGTTTGTGAACCGTCACGTAGATAAAACGTATAACTGCACGGACCATAAAGGGGAAATGACCAGTTTTCTTGAAGCGCACGGCATCGATCCGACTGAAACGGTTGGCATGATGACGGCCGTTCGACTCGGTGACGTCGCTTATCGTCTCATTGAAGACGATGGCGTTTCGGTATTCGTCGTTGTAACCGCAGGCGTCGGTAATGCCGTTGATGCTTCGAAAAGCCGTGAGCACGTCTACGAACCGCTTCCGGGAACGATCAATACGTGGGTTTTCGTGAACGGCACGCTCACAGACGAAGCGTTCATTCAAAGCATTATGACCGCAACGGAAGCGAAAGTAAAAGTGATGCACGACCAGCAAGTAAAAGACGCGGTGACAGGCACCACGGCAACCGGCACTTCAACCGACAGCATCCTGATTGCCGCCACTCAGCGCGGAAAGCACCAGGCGTATGCCGGAACGATTACAACGCTTGGCAAACTGATTAGCGAAGGCGTTTATGCGTGTACGACTGAAGCCCTTGAAAACTATCGCATGAGGCTGTCCAAATGA